Proteins encoded by one window of Bacteroidota bacterium:
- a CDS encoding T9SS type A sorting domain-containing protein yields MSKIILTLLFFRCLFENISLSGQNLLPNPDFEIRTACPHYTSGLYQLDETHIKDWYIPTDGTSDYYHPCGDSIFETEVSVPTNLCSAYQPAHSGIAYLGSFISHNNTNYREYIQAQLNDSLIAGEYYYFEGWLAPATRIIEGDIVKLLTSDAIGLYFSEPRITDFFEYDTLGVDAHVSNVLGNFVITPGGWTKMSCYYLAEGGEAWFTMGNFKDELHTAKIPIPGYTYPEIAEENIYFFIDDLSLTLCNGKFLPDTMLCEDDILYWDINLGPGDYLWSNGDTTRFTTISTPGIYWLQYTDSIVTLIDSSIVTFHIDTTFTSVQDKTICPNEIPYNLSSTEFYDDYLWSTGSDLNSTYIYEEDTYILTAHIVCNTYIDSFNIYVVPPLDDSLLHFTIPDTVVCANNWSLNVEGPNGFTKYLWSNGDTMQSTTITEPGTYNLHYALPCYDFFEYFTVKEDIYFNAQLNLGNDIDLCDFNSPEIILDAGELPNYLWNTGETTQTIIVNSVGEYSVTSTTGCKILSDSILISDCSLLSDDIYIFPVPSFGKVTIKSRDELFLENATLEIMSLQGLLLQSTFDFENEVSFDFTNFMKGYYLVKLYSKEKVYFFNMILQ; encoded by the coding sequence ATGTCAAAAATTATACTCACATTATTATTTTTTAGATGTCTTTTTGAAAACATTTCACTAAGTGGGCAAAACCTTTTACCAAATCCTGATTTCGAAATCAGAACAGCATGTCCGCATTATACATCCGGACTTTACCAATTAGATGAAACACACATCAAAGATTGGTATATACCTACCGATGGAACATCTGATTATTATCACCCATGTGGTGATAGTATATTTGAGACAGAGGTGAGCGTTCCCACTAATTTATGCAGTGCATATCAACCTGCTCATTCCGGAATCGCCTATCTAGGCAGTTTCATATCACATAATAATACAAATTACAGAGAGTATATACAAGCTCAATTAAATGATTCATTAATTGCTGGAGAATATTATTATTTTGAAGGATGGCTTGCGCCGGCAACCAGAATAATTGAAGGTGACATTGTTAAACTATTAACTTCAGACGCCATAGGATTATATTTTTCAGAACCACGAATAACAGACTTTTTTGAATATGATACATTGGGTGTTGACGCTCATGTTAGTAATGTTTTAGGAAATTTTGTAATAACACCCGGTGGTTGGACGAAAATGTCGTGTTACTACTTAGCAGAAGGCGGTGAAGCCTGGTTCACAATGGGGAATTTCAAAGATGAATTACATACTGCAAAAATCCCTATACCGGGTTATACTTATCCTGAAATTGCAGAGGAGAATATTTATTTTTTTATTGATGACCTTTCGCTTACCTTATGTAACGGAAAATTTTTACCGGATACAATGTTATGTGAAGATGATATTTTATATTGGGATATAAATCTGGGGCCCGGCGATTATCTGTGGAGTAATGGAGATACTACAAGGTTTACAACAATTTCTACGCCCGGAATTTATTGGTTACAATATACAGATAGTATTGTAACATTAATAGATAGCTCCATAGTTACATTCCATATTGATACTACATTTACATCTGTACAAGATAAAACGATCTGCCCCAATGAAATACCCTATAATTTATCCTCAACAGAATTTTATGATGATTATTTATGGAGCACTGGTTCAGATTTAAATTCAACTTATATTTATGAAGAAGATACCTATATTTTAACAGCACATATTGTATGTAACACCTATATTGATTCGTTTAATATTTATGTAGTTCCGCCATTGGACGACAGCCTTTTACATTTTACTATACCTGACACAGTTGTTTGTGCTAATAATTGGAGCCTGAATGTTGAGGGGCCTAATGGATTTACAAAATATTTATGGAGCAATGGAGATACAATGCAATCAACAACAATTACTGAACCTGGAACTTACAATTTGCACTATGCATTACCATGTTATGATTTCTTTGAATATTTTACTGTTAAGGAGGATATTTATTTTAATGCCCAATTAAATCTTGGCAATGATATTGACCTCTGCGATTTTAATTCACCTGAAATTATTTTGGATGCCGGAGAGTTGCCAAATTATTTATGGAATACCGGAGAAACCACTCAAACCATAATAGTAAATTCCGTTGGAGAATATTCCGTTACCTCAACTACAGGATGTAAAATACTTTCAGACTCTATTTTAATATCAGATTGTAGTTTGTTGTCTGATGACATTTATATATTTCCCGTACCCTCCTTTGGCAAAGTAACAATTAAATCAAGAGATGAATTATTTCTCGAAAATGCAACACTGGAAATTATGTCCTTACAAGGTTTACTTTTGCAATCAACATTTGATTTTGAAAATGAGGTCTCCTTTGATTTTACCAATTTTATGAAAGGATATTACCTTGTAAAATTATACTCGAAAGAAAAAGTATATTTTTTTAATATGATACTGCAATAA
- a CDS encoding pantoate--beta-alanine ligase produces the protein MQIIKHRNTLTPLLQNLRASGHKIGFVPTMGALHEGHISLISVSKGSTSITVCSIFVNPTQFNDPKDLEKYPRPIESDINMLEKAGCDILYLPEVTDIYPLGEAATEKFSFGGIETLLEGASRPGHFAGVAQVVKILLEVVLPDKLFIGQKDYQQCMVLTALIKQMQIPTEAVICPIYRELHGLAMSSRNVRLSPELRKKAGAIYATLNYASSLLRILPTSEIENIAVNSLNVLEDFKVDYFEILNAENLQPIKSLSDTARVVIITSVIVGGVRLLDNLVVDLPGFTNL, from the coding sequence ATGCAGATCATAAAACACCGCAATACGTTAACACCTTTACTCCAAAACCTTAGGGCTTCCGGGCATAAAATCGGTTTTGTTCCCACCATGGGTGCACTTCACGAAGGCCATATTTCCCTTATTTCGGTGAGCAAGGGCTCTACAAGCATTACTGTTTGCAGCATTTTTGTCAACCCAACCCAATTTAACGATCCTAAAGACCTGGAAAAGTATCCCAGACCCATAGAAAGCGATATAAATATGCTTGAAAAGGCCGGCTGTGATATATTATACCTGCCGGAAGTGACCGATATTTATCCTCTCGGTGAGGCTGCAACCGAAAAATTCAGTTTTGGGGGGATAGAAACCCTCCTGGAAGGAGCTAGTCGCCCCGGACACTTTGCAGGAGTAGCACAAGTTGTAAAGATACTTTTAGAGGTGGTTTTACCCGATAAACTGTTTATCGGACAAAAGGACTATCAACAATGTATGGTCCTTACTGCACTTATAAAACAAATGCAGATACCCACTGAAGCGGTAATTTGCCCAATTTATCGGGAATTGCATGGTTTGGCGATGAGCTCGAGAAATGTGCGTTTATCCCCGGAACTTAGAAAAAAAGCCGGAGCAATTTATGCCACCTTAAATTATGCATCTTCTTTATTGCGAATTTTACCTACATCCGAAATCGAAAATATCGCTGTGAATTCTTTAAATGTTTTGGAGGATTTTAAGGTTGATTATTTTGAAATTTTAAATGCGGAGAATTTGCAACCTATAAAAAGTTTATCTGATACTGCGCGAGTTGTTATTATAACATCCGTGATTGTTGGTGGCGTTAGGTTATTGGATAATTTAGTTGTAGACCTACCAGGCTTTACAAACCTGTGA
- a CDS encoding glycogen/starch synthase gives MSKKRVLIITQEMQPYLNGSDIGDIARALPQYIQDQGSEIRVLMPRYGVINERRHRLHEVVRLSGMNIILNDDDYPLIIKVASVPGARMQVYFLDNDDLFKRKYIFHDENDQFYEDNAERMVFFCKAALETVKKFQWAPDIIHCHGWMTSLIPMYIKTAYKSEPVFQNTKVVYSMYDGMFKETLSKDKFLEKAPISVNIEKDDLAQYAEYNHIGLCKGAASFSDGVIIGSKEIDKDISKYLKASGKPVLEFTEEDYLTKYSEFYNQLDQ, from the coding sequence ATGAGTAAGAAAAGAGTGTTGATTATAACGCAGGAAATGCAGCCTTATTTAAATGGATCAGATATCGGAGATATAGCAAGGGCACTTCCGCAATATATTCAGGATCAGGGGAGCGAGATACGGGTATTAATGCCTAGATACGGTGTAATCAACGAGAGAAGACACCGTTTGCATGAAGTGGTTAGATTGAGTGGGATGAATATTATTCTTAATGATGATGATTACCCTCTTATAATTAAGGTAGCCTCTGTTCCAGGTGCACGTATGCAGGTTTATTTTTTGGATAACGACGATCTTTTTAAACGCAAATATATTTTTCACGATGAGAACGATCAGTTCTATGAAGACAATGCCGAACGTATGGTTTTCTTCTGTAAAGCTGCATTGGAAACCGTGAAAAAATTCCAATGGGCACCGGATATTATTCATTGCCATGGATGGATGACCAGTCTTATCCCTATGTATATTAAAACCGCTTACAAAAGTGAACCGGTGTTTCAAAATACCAAAGTGGTTTACTCTATGTATGATGGTATGTTTAAAGAAACTCTTTCTAAGGATAAGTTTTTAGAAAAAGCTCCCATTAGCGTAAATATCGAAAAGGACGACCTGGCACAATATGCCGAATACAATCATATCGGATTGTGTAAAGGGGCTGCTTCATTTTCTGATGGCGTTATAATCGGTAGTAAAGAAATTGATAAAGACATCTCTAAGTATTTGAAAGCATCAGGAAAACCGGTACTGGAATTTACAGAGGAAGATTATCTGACAAAATACAGCGAATTTTATAACCAACTGGATCAATAA
- a CDS encoding DUF4270 domain-containing protein, translating into MKNAALIIVGGLMILTASCRKSNFIGEELLPEEDFLNSTRVDTFKIVTYTETDDSVVTSQNVFFALGSISSERYGNSTGNIYSQVMLPTNNLFFGDAPGIDSIVVTMDYAGYYGDTEARHTVSVYRMIERMESGKLYYSDARFHVLPIAIGKKKEFVPNLSDSVVLADGSIYEPHLRIKLFDSFGQNLLDLDTTILENDTSFLQFLQGIYIETDTITDGFSNGIMYFDMTSTLSGLRIYYHNSEADSLSVVLPFTGVKSNRFTHSYSAATPVQSALLFPDSINGEQNTYVQGFGGLRTIVKFPTLKNLQDVSINKAELILSVTADDGRNFAPPPKIQLVQLDSTGHNFYYIALYSIEVYSSIVDDNFGTNNIGGNVTRVESLTGRSVLQYKYIITEHVQEILQGSIENYGFALICQPGNRIPNAVTLGGVQSERDFFKPSLSITYTTINK; encoded by the coding sequence ATGAAAAATGCAGCTTTGATTATTGTTGGCGGGTTGATGATATTAACAGCTTCATGCCGAAAATCGAATTTTATTGGTGAAGAATTACTACCTGAGGAAGACTTTCTCAATTCAACACGCGTAGATACTTTTAAAATTGTAACCTATACCGAGACTGACGATTCCGTTGTTACCAGTCAGAATGTATTTTTTGCATTGGGTAGTATCAGCAGTGAACGGTATGGCAATTCCACTGGAAATATTTACTCTCAGGTGATGCTGCCAACCAACAATTTATTTTTTGGTGATGCTCCCGGAATTGATTCTATCGTAGTTACCATGGATTACGCCGGTTATTATGGTGATACAGAAGCGCGTCACACTGTTTCTGTTTATCGTATGATAGAGCGAATGGAATCCGGAAAATTATATTATTCCGATGCAAGATTTCATGTGTTGCCAATTGCTATTGGCAAAAAGAAGGAATTTGTACCAAATTTAAGTGATAGTGTTGTGCTGGCCGATGGTTCGATATATGAACCACATTTACGTATTAAATTATTCGATTCCTTCGGGCAAAATTTATTAGATCTGGATACTACTATTTTGGAAAATGATACAAGTTTTCTCCAGTTTTTACAGGGAATATATATTGAAACCGATACAATTACAGATGGATTTTCCAATGGTATCATGTATTTTGATATGACTTCCACACTCTCCGGGTTACGTATTTATTATCACAACAGTGAAGCAGATTCCCTGTCGGTGGTATTACCTTTTACGGGAGTTAAATCCAACAGATTTACCCATAGTTATTCAGCAGCAACTCCGGTGCAATCAGCATTATTATTTCCTGATTCCATAAATGGAGAACAGAATACCTATGTGCAGGGTTTCGGAGGATTGCGAACCATCGTGAAATTTCCTACGCTTAAAAATCTGCAGGATGTTTCTATAAATAAAGCTGAACTTATTTTATCAGTTACTGCCGACGATGGACGAAATTTTGCTCCGCCACCAAAGATCCAATTAGTGCAATTAGATTCCACAGGACATAATTTTTATTATATAGCACTTTATAGTATTGAAGTATACTCATCTATTGTGGATGATAATTTCGGAACAAATAATATTGGCGGTAATGTTACCCGGGTAGAAAGTTTGACGGGCAGGTCGGTATTACAGTATAAATACATAATTACTGAACATGTGCAGGAGATATTACAAGGTTCCATCGAAAATTATGGATTTGCATTAATTTGTCAGCCTGGAAACAGAATACCAAATGCCGTAACTTTAGGTGGAGTTCAATCAGAAAGAGATTTTTTTAAACCAAGTCTCTCTATTACATACACGACGATAAACAAATAA
- the glmS gene encoding glutamine--fructose-6-phosphate transaminase (isomerizing), protein MCGIVGYIGHRQAYPVIIKGLHRLEYRGYDSAGVALLNGDLNIYKIAGKVAELEKEAEGKNTEGTCGIGHTRWATHGEPNTTNAHPHVSESKNLAIIHNGIIENYASLKTELIKRGHQFLSDTDTEVLIHLIEDIQLNEKTDLVEAVRIALNQVIGAYAIVIISKDNPDILIAARKSSPLVIGIGEDEFFIASDASPLVEYTRNVVYLNDEEIAVVNRTNELIIKTIHNEKITPYMQELQMQLDMIEKGGYDHYMLKEIYEQPNSIKDSMRGRLIGSKNSIVLGGIKEYEKKLINAKRIIIIGCGTSWHAGLVGEYLFEDLARIPTEVEYASEFRYRNPVISEEDIVIAISQSGETADTLAAIELAKAKGATIFGICNVVGSSIPRTTHAGSYTHAGPEIGVASTKAFTAQVTVLTMMALSIARKRGTIPESKYQAIAIELSKIPEKVQIVLKSNEHIKQMAEEYMHVSNFLYLGRGFNFPVALEGALKLKEISYIHAEGYPAAEMKHGPIALIDENMPVVVVATNMSAHDKIISNIQEIKARKGRIIAIISESDTVIEAMAEHVIRIPDTEEALTPLLSVIPLQLLAYHIAVRLGRNVDQPRNLAKSVTVE, encoded by the coding sequence ATGTGTGGTATAGTAGGTTATATCGGGCATCGTCAGGCTTACCCGGTTATCATTAAAGGCCTGCATCGTTTGGAATATCGCGGTTACGACAGTGCCGGAGTTGCATTGTTAAACGGCGATCTGAACATTTACAAAATTGCAGGTAAAGTAGCCGAACTCGAAAAAGAGGCGGAGGGAAAAAATACCGAAGGCACTTGCGGAATTGGTCATACCAGATGGGCAACACACGGTGAACCAAATACCACCAACGCACATCCGCATGTAAGTGAAAGCAAAAATCTCGCTATCATACATAATGGTATCATTGAAAATTACGCTTCTCTAAAAACAGAATTAATTAAACGCGGTCATCAGTTTTTATCAGATACCGATACAGAGGTATTAATTCATTTGATTGAGGATATTCAGTTAAATGAAAAAACGGACCTGGTGGAAGCGGTACGCATTGCATTAAATCAGGTGATCGGTGCTTATGCAATTGTAATTATATCAAAAGATAATCCCGATATTTTAATTGCTGCCAGAAAATCATCGCCACTTGTTATCGGAATAGGGGAGGATGAATTTTTTATTGCAAGTGATGCGAGTCCGCTCGTTGAATATACGCGAAATGTTGTGTATTTAAATGATGAAGAAATTGCTGTTGTGAACAGAACAAATGAATTGATAATTAAAACAATTCACAACGAAAAAATAACTCCTTACATGCAGGAATTGCAAATGCAATTAGACATGATCGAAAAAGGTGGATACGATCATTACATGCTCAAAGAAATTTATGAGCAACCTAATTCCATTAAAGACAGTATGCGCGGAAGATTGATCGGATCAAAAAATTCTATCGTGTTGGGAGGAATAAAAGAATACGAAAAGAAATTAATAAACGCAAAAAGAATAATCATTATCGGTTGCGGAACTTCGTGGCATGCGGGATTAGTTGGAGAATATTTATTTGAAGATCTTGCACGCATTCCAACTGAAGTGGAATATGCAAGTGAATTTCGTTATCGCAATCCTGTGATCAGTGAAGAGGATATTGTGATTGCAATTTCACAAAGTGGAGAAACTGCAGATACGCTCGCTGCAATTGAATTAGCAAAAGCAAAGGGAGCAACTATTTTTGGAATTTGTAACGTTGTTGGTTCTTCCATTCCGCGCACAACACATGCCGGTTCATATACACATGCGGGTCCTGAAATTGGTGTTGCAAGTACTAAAGCATTTACAGCGCAGGTTACTGTGCTCACGATGATGGCATTAAGTATTGCAAGAAAAAGAGGAACAATTCCCGAAAGTAAATACCAGGCAATTGCAATTGAATTAAGTAAAATTCCCGAAAAGGTACAGATAGTATTAAAATCGAACGAGCATATTAAACAGATGGCGGAAGAATATATGCACGTTAGTAATTTTTTATATTTGGGAAGAGGATTTAATTTTCCAGTTGCATTAGAAGGCGCATTAAAATTAAAAGAGATATCCTACATACATGCAGAAGGTTATCCCGCTGCAGAAATGAAACATGGTCCTATTGCATTGATAGATGAAAATATGCCCGTAGTTGTTGTTGCAACAAATATGAGTGCACACGATAAGATCATTAGCAATATTCAGGAAATTAAAGCGCGTAAAGGAAGAATCATCGCCATCATTTCCGAAAGCGACACCGTAATAGAAGCCATGGCCGAACACGTAATTCGTATTCCCGATACAGAGGAAGCGTTAACTCCTTTATTAAGTGTTATTCCACTACAATTACTCGCGTATCACATTGCTGTGCGTTTAGGCAGAAATGTGGATCAACCTAGGAATTTGGCTAAGTCGGTAACTGTGGAATAG
- a CDS encoding aspartyl protease family protein codes for MRTKKHTILLLFSIIAITVSSFTMRFSVIPPVISQPVFDGAIPMGNFEKLEIPLKRVNNLFLIEARIDSLEGNFIFDTGAPKLVLNKTYFRNWKLSGGSTAYGIAGTNTQIFRQVIDSLIIDSLYFTDLDADVVNLGHIETAKGVKILGLLGANLFTDMEMVIDERNSKLILYKLDKAGERIFKGDIDTLIPDIDIPIELYNDIIYLNGESAGKKLRFCFDTGAEINVLDNTVNNKVLSHFSLTNRAVLGGSSDQNVGVLRGELDYLIVDEDSLKNMAFVLTGLSSLETAYNTTLDGILGFPFLEKGLVIINTKKKKLYQYFYKEETR; via the coding sequence TTGAGAACTAAAAAACATACTATTTTATTGCTCTTCAGTATTATCGCAATTACTGTCAGCAGTTTCACTATGCGTTTTTCAGTGATCCCACCTGTAATTTCTCAACCTGTTTTTGATGGCGCTATTCCAATGGGCAATTTTGAGAAATTAGAAATTCCACTCAAACGGGTTAATAATCTTTTTTTGATAGAAGCTCGTATAGATAGCTTAGAAGGAAATTTTATATTCGATACGGGTGCTCCGAAATTAGTTCTAAACAAAACATACTTCAGAAATTGGAAACTTTCCGGTGGTTCCACCGCATATGGAATAGCCGGTACAAACACACAGATTTTTCGTCAGGTAATTGATTCTTTGATAATAGATAGTTTATATTTTACTGATCTTGATGCCGATGTTGTTAATCTAGGTCATATAGAAACTGCAAAAGGAGTTAAAATATTAGGCCTGCTCGGAGCCAATCTTTTTACTGACATGGAGATGGTGATTGATGAAAGAAATTCTAAGCTCATATTATATAAATTGGATAAAGCAGGTGAAAGAATTTTTAAGGGGGATATAGATACACTAATTCCTGATATTGATATTCCTATAGAGTTGTATAATGATATCATCTATTTAAACGGAGAGAGTGCAGGTAAAAAATTGCGGTTTTGTTTCGACACCGGTGCGGAGATCAATGTGCTCGACAATACTGTAAATAATAAAGTGCTGAGTCATTTTTCATTGACAAACAGAGCAGTATTAGGTGGAAGTTCTGATCAAAATGTAGGAGTATTACGAGGTGAGCTTGACTATTTGATAGTTGACGAAGATTCTCTTAAAAATATGGCTTTTGTTTTGACCGGTTTATCCAGCTTAGAAACAGCATATAATACCACCCTTGATGGCATACTCGGGTTTCCATTTCTGGAAAAGGGATTAGTGATCATTAATACCAAAAAAAAGAAATTATATCAGTATTTTTATAAGGAGGAAACAAGATGA
- a CDS encoding N(G),N(G)-dimethylarginine dimethylaminohydrolase: MLYKNAITRKPGINFSQGITTSNLGEPDFFKAMAQHAEYVKTLESSGIQVKTLESDINFPDGCFVEDTAVVFQEAAIITNPGVSSRKEEIKTINKILNTIKKLYFIDHPGTLEGGDVLKIEDKFYIGLSDRTNAEGIRQFAEITAKFGYQTFALKLEDILHLKTGIAYIGNNKIIGWPSVLKQQEFEQYQKIEIPPDELYASNCIRLSENILIIPKGFPKTKNILTELNYNIIELDMSEFEKMDGGLTCLSLLFN; this comes from the coding sequence ATGTTATATAAAAACGCAATTACCCGCAAACCCGGAATTAATTTTAGCCAGGGAATTACCACATCAAATTTAGGTGAGCCCGATTTTTTTAAAGCAATGGCGCAACATGCCGAATATGTAAAAACCCTGGAGTCATCAGGCATTCAAGTGAAAACTCTGGAAAGTGATATTAATTTTCCGGATGGATGTTTTGTAGAAGATACTGCGGTTGTTTTCCAGGAAGCTGCAATTATTACAAATCCTGGCGTATCCAGCAGAAAAGAAGAAATAAAAACCATCAACAAAATATTAAATACGATAAAAAAATTGTATTTCATTGACCATCCCGGAACCTTAGAAGGTGGCGATGTTTTAAAAATTGAAGATAAATTTTATATAGGATTGAGCGATAGAACAAACGCTGAAGGCATTCGTCAATTCGCAGAGATAACCGCAAAATTTGGGTATCAAACATTTGCATTAAAATTGGAGGATATTCTTCACCTAAAAACCGGAATAGCATATATCGGCAACAACAAAATTATAGGTTGGCCTTCTGTATTAAAACAACAGGAGTTCGAACAATACCAAAAAATTGAGATACCACCTGATGAATTATATGCATCGAATTGCATTCGATTGTCTGAAAATATATTGATAATTCCAAAAGGTTTCCCAAAGACCAAAAACATACTCACAGAATTAAATTATAATATTATTGAATTAGACATGTCGGAGTTTGAAAAGATGGATGGTGGTTTAACATGTTTATCCTTATTATTTAATTAG
- a CDS encoding superoxide dismutase: protein MAFQLQPLPYSNDALEPHIDAKTMEIHHDKHHAAYTNNLNNAIAGTEWENKTIEEILANVSKISPAVRNNGGGFYNHNLFWEIMAPNAGGMPTGDLMDAINSQLGGFDKFKETFSAAATTRFGSGWAWLMVGADKKLVVNSTPNQDNALMDVAEVKGTPILGIDVWEHAYYLNYQNRRPDYIGAFYNVINWNVVSEKFKAATK, encoded by the coding sequence ATGGCATTTCAACTACAACCGCTCCCTTATTCAAACGATGCTCTGGAGCCGCATATTGATGCAAAAACAATGGAAATCCATCATGATAAACATCATGCTGCTTATACAAACAATTTAAATAATGCAATTGCAGGAACTGAATGGGAAAATAAAACGATAGAGGAAATTCTTGCAAATGTTTCTAAGATATCTCCTGCAGTTAGAAATAACGGGGGTGGATTTTACAACCACAATTTATTTTGGGAAATTATGGCGCCGAATGCCGGTGGCATGCCAACAGGCGATCTGATGGATGCAATAAATTCGCAATTGGGTGGCTTTGATAAATTCAAAGAAACATTTTCAGCTGCTGCAACAACACGTTTTGGTTCCGGATGGGCATGGCTTATGGTTGGTGCAGATAAAAAGCTTGTTGTAAATTCAACACCCAATCAAGATAATGCACTTATGGATGTGGCTGAAGTAAAAGGAACTCCTATACTCGGTATTGATGTTTGGGAACATGCATATTATTTGAATTATCAAAATCGCCGCCCTGATTATATCGGTGCTTTTTACAATGTTATTAACTGGAATGTTGTGAGCGAAAAATTTAAGGCAGCAACTAAATAA
- a CDS encoding nucleoside deaminase — MQEALKLADKALGEDEVPIGAIIVSNNQIIAKAHNLVERLKDPTAHAEMQAITAACNHFGAKYLVDCTLYVTLEPCPMCAAACHWAQIGRIVYAASDPKMGYSRYGHLLHPKTDISTGIEGDRARELLVNFFKGKR; from the coding sequence ATGCAGGAGGCATTAAAACTTGCCGATAAGGCTTTGGGAGAGGATGAAGTGCCGATAGGCGCAATAATAGTCTCCAATAATCAGATCATAGCAAAGGCGCATAATTTGGTAGAGCGATTGAAAGATCCCACTGCTCATGCCGAGATGCAGGCTATTACTGCTGCCTGCAATCATTTCGGTGCAAAATATCTCGTGGATTGCACCCTTTATGTCACCCTGGAGCCATGCCCTATGTGCGCCGCAGCCTGCCACTGGGCTCAAATTGGAAGAATTGTTTATGCTGCATCCGACCCAAAAATGGGATATTCGCGTTACGGCCATCTCCTACACCCCAAAACAGATATCAGCACCGGAATTGAAGGCGATAGAGCCAGGGAATTGTTGGTGAATTTTTTTAAGGGGAAGAGGTAG